The Equus przewalskii isolate Varuska chromosome 5, EquPr2, whole genome shotgun sequence genome window below encodes:
- the LOC103566299 gene encoding olfactory receptor 9S13-like, translating into MPRHGDGNVSAAPFQEFVLEGFEGSLETQALLFAVFLALYLGTVLGNLTMIVVITLDARLHSPMYFFLKNLSFLDLCYSSVIAPNALANFFSSSKVITFQGCAAQLFFFSLLVTTEGFLLGVMAYDRFMAICSPLRYPITMCPSACFRLVLGTYCGGCLNSIVQTSFTFSLPFCSSNHIDHFFCDVPPLLQLACANTALNKLIMFGICGLIIVSVTLVVLVSYGYITVTILRMQSAGGKHKVFSTCGSHMTAVTLFVGTVFVMYAQPGAVDSMEQGKVVSVFYTLVIPMLNPLIYSLQNKDVKEALGRLSQKHTAT; encoded by the coding sequence ATGCCACGCCACGGAGACGGAAACGTCTCAGCGGCGCCTTTTCAGGAGTTTGTGCTGGAGGGGTTTGAGGGTAGCCTGGAGACCCAGGCCCTGCTCTTTGCTGTGTTCCTGGCCCTGTACCTGGGGACCGTCCTGGGGAACCTCACCATGATCGTGGTCATCACCCTGGATGCGCGTCTGCACTCCCCAATGTACTTCTTCCTCAAGAACCTCTCCTTCCTGGACCTGTGCTACTCATCGGTCATCGCCCCTAACGCCCTGGCCAACTTCTTCTCCTCGTCCAAGGTCATCACCTTTCAGGGCTGTGCCGCCCagctcttcttcttctccctgctgGTAACCACTGAAGGTTTCCTCCTGGGTGTCATGGCTTATGACCGCTTCATGGCCATCTGCAGCCCCCTGCGCTACCCCATCACCATGTGCCCCTCGGCTTGCTTCCGCCTGGTGCTGGGCACGTACTGTGGAGGCTGCCTCAACTCCATTGTCCAGACCAGCTTCACCTTCAGCCTCCCGTTCTGCAGCTCCAACCACATCGACCACTTCTTCTGTGACGTGCCCCCCCTGCTCCAACTGGCCTGTGCCAACACAGCCCTCAACAAGCTGATCATGTTTGGCATCTGTGGGCTCATCATTGTGAGTGTGACATTGGTGGTCCTTGTGTCCTATGGCTACATCACAGTGACCATCCTGAGGATGCAATCAGCAGGTGGGAAACACAAGGTCTTCTCCACCTGCGGCTCTCACATGACTGCAGTGACTCTCTTTGTTGGGACTGTCTTTGTCATGTATGCCCAGCCAGGAGCTGTTGACTCCATGGAGCAGGGCAAGGTGGTCTCTGTCTTCTACACCCTGGTCATCCCAATGCTCAACCCCCTCATCTATAGTCTGCAGAACAAGGACGtgaaggaggccctggggagacTGAGCCAGAAACACACAGCCACGTGA